Proteins encoded within one genomic window of Gigantopelta aegis isolate Gae_Host chromosome 2, Gae_host_genome, whole genome shotgun sequence:
- the LOC121377775 gene encoding centromere protein H-like — protein MSTIQPSESNNLNSHLSEHAEVDENISDASSDVPSVVTVTDLLKVHSWLDRQLYDYNSQIVAAEIDSEETDDLEKLQENLSVLQNDLVTEASRASLRDLTIKRLQLGQTLNQILTSSPDSGEEPVYQTDPVKKEVLEELLIKQRDLVSQTVKKSEVVQELKDSLANIKKANFELKVNNRKLMAIIKERHSSLQEQAKSFSKNEKGQNMKTHLQKLVDKIVIQRQVLKGVILGSGVNWQQDPTMRERVIRLGEPLDI, from the exons ATGTCAACGATCCAGCCATCTGAATCCAACAATCTAAACTCTCACCTCTCTGAACATGCTGAGGTAGATGAGAACATTTCAGATGCCTCTTCTGATGTGCCTTCAGTTGTCACGGTGACCGATCTTCTCAAAGTCCATTCGTGGTTGGACAGACAGCTCTACGACTACAACAGTCAGATAGTGGCAG CGGAAATAGATTCTGAAGAGACTGATGACTTGGAGAAACTCCAAGAAAA CCTGTCAGTACTACAGAATGATTTGGTGACAGAAGCTTCCAGAGCATCATTAAGAGATCTGACGATAAAAAG ATTACAGCTTGGCCAGACTTTAAACCAGATTTTAACAAGTTCCCCTGATAGTGGTGAAGAACCGGTCTATCAGACAGACCCAGTGAAGAAAGA AGTTTTGGAGGAACTTCTGATCAAACAACGAGATCTTGTGTCTCAAACCGTTAAGAAAAGCGAG GTTGTGCAGGAGTTGAAAGACTCGTTAGCTAATATTAAAAAAGCTAATTTTG AACTGAAAGTTAACAATCGGAAGCTGATGGCCATAATCAAAGAGAGGCATTCATCACTGCAGGAGCAAGCCAAGTCATTCAGTAAGAATGAGAAGGGACAAAA CATGAAGACTCATCTGCAGAAGCTCGTGGACAAGATAGTCATTCAGCGACAGGTTCTGAAGGGTGTCATTCTCGGGAGTGGGGTC